In Opitutaceae bacterium TAV5, one genomic interval encodes:
- a CDS encoding short-chain dehydrogenase, with the protein MSTESSSTLERFRIKGRRALVTGSSRGIGAAIALAFAEAGADVAIHYTGNAAQARDVAARAAALGVRTGVVQADLGEVDGARRAWDGAVEALGGAPDILVLNASVQLPRSDWLTIPREEFDQQVNVNLHASLELCQLAAPAMTAQRWGRIVTVGSVQEVRPHPHMVVYAATKCAQTSLAVNLARQLAPHGVTVNNLAPGVILTDRNTGRLADETYAAKVRASIPVADFGTPADCAGVALLLCSDAGRYITGQNLFVDGGFGLA; encoded by the coding sequence ATGAGCACCGAATCCTCCTCCACACTCGAGCGCTTCCGGATCAAGGGCCGCCGCGCTCTCGTCACCGGTTCCAGCCGCGGCATCGGCGCCGCCATCGCCCTCGCGTTCGCCGAAGCGGGCGCGGATGTGGCGATCCACTACACGGGTAACGCCGCCCAGGCGCGCGATGTGGCCGCGCGCGCGGCCGCCTTGGGCGTGCGCACCGGTGTGGTGCAGGCCGATCTCGGCGAGGTCGACGGCGCCCGGCGCGCTTGGGACGGAGCGGTGGAGGCGCTCGGCGGCGCGCCCGACATCCTCGTTCTCAATGCCTCCGTGCAACTCCCGCGCTCCGACTGGCTGACCATCCCGCGCGAGGAGTTCGACCAACAGGTCAACGTCAACCTGCACGCGAGCCTGGAGCTTTGCCAGCTCGCCGCGCCCGCGATGACGGCGCAACGCTGGGGCCGTATCGTCACCGTGGGCAGCGTGCAGGAAGTGCGTCCGCATCCGCACATGGTCGTGTATGCCGCCACCAAGTGCGCACAGACCTCGCTTGCCGTGAACCTCGCCCGCCAGCTCGCGCCGCATGGCGTGACGGTCAACAACCTCGCGCCTGGCGTCATCCTTACCGACCGCAACACCGGCCGCCTCGCCGACGAAACCTACGCCGCCAAGGTCCGCGCCTCGATTCCGGTCGCCGACTTCGGCACGCCCGCCGACTGCGCCGGCGTCGCGCTCCTGCTCTGTTCCGATGCGGGGCGCTATATCACCGGGCAAAACCTCTTCGTCGATGGCGGGTTCGGGCTGGCCTGA
- a CDS encoding Dimethylmenaquinone methyltransferase, whose product MSKDLNADIDAYKKEVGMMNLEKLIAQREYISTQPLPIPEKELLARYEQLYTGAVSDVLREHALLDQALPGHLKPLRPELTVAGIAFTVKSAPNVKITGEMTYRTQMLTELKPDSLVVWDTSGDEKATLWGGVMTATAVGLGVKGAVIDGGIRDTHQILEKKFPLFYKHRIPNGSLGRCLITHYQIPIKIGDAVIRPGDVILGDIDGVVVVPRDIAYEVLLRAEEIRGNEKKIFSWVAEGQTLEQITEKGGYF is encoded by the coding sequence ATGAGCAAAGACCTGAATGCCGATATCGACGCCTACAAAAAAGAAGTGGGCATGATGAACCTCGAGAAGCTGATCGCGCAGCGCGAATACATCTCGACCCAGCCGTTGCCGATTCCCGAAAAGGAATTGCTGGCGCGTTACGAACAGCTCTACACGGGCGCGGTGAGCGACGTGTTGCGGGAACACGCGCTGCTCGACCAGGCATTGCCCGGTCACCTGAAGCCGCTGCGCCCCGAACTTACCGTGGCGGGTATCGCCTTCACGGTGAAGAGCGCGCCCAACGTCAAAATCACCGGCGAGATGACCTACCGCACGCAGATGCTCACCGAGTTGAAGCCCGACAGTCTCGTCGTGTGGGACACTTCCGGCGACGAGAAAGCCACGCTCTGGGGCGGCGTCATGACGGCGACGGCGGTCGGCCTCGGTGTGAAGGGGGCCGTCATCGACGGCGGCATCCGCGACACGCACCAGATCCTCGAAAAGAAATTCCCGCTCTTCTACAAGCATCGCATCCCGAATGGCTCGCTCGGTCGCTGCCTGATCACGCATTACCAGATTCCGATCAAGATCGGCGACGCCGTTATCCGCCCCGGCGACGTGATCCTTGGCGATATCGACGGCGTGGTCGTCGTGCCGCGCGATATCGCGTACGAGGTGCTGCTCCGCGCCGAGGAGATTCGCGGCAACGAGAAAAAGATTTTTTCGTGGGTCGCCGAAGGCCAGACGCTGGAGCAGATCACGGAAAAGGGCGGGTATTTCTGA
- a CDS encoding nicotinate-nucleotide adenylyltransferase: MNIGLLGGSFDPVHNGHLTVAREVLARFPLDRVLFIPAAQAPLKPSAVRASAEDRLALLRAAIGDTPGLEICDFELRKGGVSYTVDTLRHLRTVYPPESNRLFWIFGADQLAQLPRWREPGELVQLAEFVCVTRPGHALPPPPPVPGLRVHFVDTPPVDVSSTELRARIARGEPVEAWMPNNAIEYLRKTGLYRDACPTPAPARIPPANS, from the coding sequence ATGAACATCGGCCTTCTCGGCGGCAGTTTCGATCCGGTCCACAACGGCCACCTCACGGTGGCGCGCGAGGTGCTGGCGCGGTTTCCGCTCGACCGTGTGCTGTTCATACCGGCAGCCCAGGCGCCGCTCAAGCCGTCCGCCGTCCGCGCCTCCGCGGAGGACCGGCTGGCTCTCCTGCGCGCCGCCATCGGCGACACGCCCGGCCTTGAAATCTGCGATTTCGAACTCCGGAAGGGCGGGGTCAGTTATACGGTCGATACGCTGCGCCACCTGCGCACGGTGTACCCGCCGGAGAGCAACCGGCTGTTCTGGATCTTCGGGGCGGACCAGCTTGCGCAGCTTCCGCGGTGGCGGGAACCCGGCGAACTGGTGCAGCTGGCCGAGTTTGTCTGCGTGACGCGTCCGGGTCATGCCCTCCCGCCGCCTCCGCCGGTTCCCGGCCTGCGGGTGCATTTTGTGGATACGCCGCCGGTGGATGTCAGTTCCACGGAATTGCGGGCTCGGATCGCCCGGGGAGAACCGGTGGAGGCATGGATGCCGAACAACGCGATTGAGTATCTGCGGAAAACCGGCCTCTATCGCGACGCATGTCCAACACCCGCACCCGCCCGGATACCACCCGCGAACTCCTGA
- a CDS encoding Iojap family protein → MSNTRTRPDTTRELLRNVVIALADKKAEQLAVLHVTQSDITDYLVLATGNSDPHLRALRIEAERILDTAKAPIAGMEQGGYGSGWTVVDAYQIMIHLFTAEQRANYALERLWKDAEVVDIGKLVTPPKAPKATKKPAAKTGVAKSAKAPAKKVSVKKGAVKAAKTSGATKKPAAGKAKVAAGKKKQAAPL, encoded by the coding sequence ATGTCCAACACCCGCACCCGCCCGGATACCACCCGCGAACTCCTGAGAAACGTCGTCATCGCGCTCGCCGACAAGAAGGCCGAGCAGCTTGCCGTTCTCCACGTCACGCAGTCCGACATTACCGATTACCTGGTGCTGGCCACGGGCAATTCCGACCCGCACCTGCGCGCCTTGCGCATCGAGGCCGAGCGCATTCTCGACACGGCCAAGGCTCCGATCGCCGGCATGGAACAGGGCGGCTACGGCAGCGGCTGGACCGTGGTCGACGCCTACCAGATCATGATCCACCTTTTCACGGCCGAGCAGCGCGCCAACTACGCGCTCGAACGCCTCTGGAAGGATGCCGAAGTCGTTGACATCGGAAAACTCGTCACCCCGCCGAAAGCACCGAAAGCGACGAAAAAGCCGGCGGCAAAAACCGGCGTTGCGAAATCTGCGAAGGCGCCGGCGAAAAAAGTTTCGGTCAAGAAAGGGGCGGTGAAGGCCGCGAAAACCTCCGGAGCGACGAAAAAGCCGGCCGCCGGAAAGGCCAAGGTCGCGGCGGGGAAGAAGAAGCAGGCCGCTCCGCTATAA
- a CDS encoding metal-dependent hydrolase translates to MSAVQQSFFDLFGLETVNAPPARAAASPFFPPEPPEPPAPASYVADPEAPAGDLEPAEAETAPPPVLYERSARARNYRLTLRRDGVAVATIPARGSEREARTFVEQHTAWLERARARQRTRPRGATVWPVGTHVLWRGELAEIRKAVEGARPQVCLGADVFRVPAFSGDLRPTLEAHFQRLARVELPARTWELATVTGMPVHEVTVRNQRTRWGSCTTGGVISLNWRLIQTPESVRDYIIYHELMHLKEMNHSARFWARVEEVCPGWRAAELWLKRNGSLLGL, encoded by the coding sequence GTGAGCGCAGTGCAGCAGAGTTTTTTTGATTTGTTCGGCCTGGAGACGGTCAACGCGCCGCCGGCGCGCGCCGCCGCTTCGCCATTTTTTCCGCCAGAACCGCCGGAACCGCCTGCGCCCGCCAGTTACGTGGCGGACCCGGAAGCGCCGGCCGGGGATCTGGAACCCGCCGAAGCGGAAACCGCACCGCCGCCCGTCCTCTACGAACGCAGCGCCCGCGCCCGGAATTACCGGCTGACGCTGCGGCGCGATGGTGTCGCCGTGGCCACCATCCCGGCCCGCGGCAGCGAGCGCGAGGCGCGCACCTTCGTCGAGCAGCACACCGCCTGGCTGGAACGCGCCCGGGCCCGCCAGCGCACGCGTCCGCGCGGCGCCACCGTCTGGCCGGTCGGCACGCATGTGCTCTGGCGCGGCGAGCTTGCCGAAATCCGCAAGGCCGTCGAGGGGGCGCGCCCGCAAGTCTGCCTCGGTGCGGATGTGTTTCGCGTGCCGGCGTTCTCCGGAGACCTGCGGCCCACGCTGGAAGCGCACTTCCAGCGACTGGCGAGGGTGGAGCTGCCGGCCCGCACCTGGGAACTGGCGACGGTCACCGGCATGCCGGTCCACGAAGTGACGGTGCGCAACCAGCGCACGCGCTGGGGCTCGTGCACCACGGGCGGCGTGATCTCGCTCAACTGGCGCCTCATCCAGACGCCTGAAAGCGTGCGCGACTACATCATTTACCACGAGCTCATGCACCTGAAGGAGATGAACCACTCCGCCCGGTTCTGGGCGCGCGTGGAAGAGGTCTGCCCCGGCTGGCGTGCCGCCGAACTCTGGCTCAAGCGCAACGGCTCGCTGCTCGGGTTATAG
- a CDS encoding Alginate lyase: MKTPLSPALPALCATACCINASMTTPAPAAPVADPSPNVFALPRAALAAARERVAANDPLVREALAGLRSEADTALTMKPPSVMDKTRVAASGDKHDYFSVGPYWWPDPATPDGLPYIRRDGQHNPERNEGTDYPAFTGMCRAVERLALAWYLTGHEPYAAQAARLVRTWFLDPATRMNPHLDYGQAIPGRTNGRGIGIIETRALIDLTDGIALIASSPAWTPADDQGLRAWLGAYLEWLQGSKNGLDEKREHNNHGTWYDAQVAQLALVLGRTELARDVLASALRTRLATQVEPDGSQPHELARTLSLTYSTLNLAGLMTLARQATHVGVDWWHHTTPDGRSLRQAIRFLAPFAGPARPWIKPDLKPADREGIRMLLVLAGIAYGDDEPAFLDEISRLRNDGQFARERWQLFASGIKPGVNPD; this comes from the coding sequence GTGAAAACTCCCCTTTCCCCGGCCCTGCCCGCCCTCTGCGCCACGGCCTGTTGTATCAATGCCTCGATGACAACACCCGCGCCGGCGGCGCCCGTCGCGGATCCTTCACCGAACGTCTTTGCCCTTCCGCGCGCCGCCCTCGCCGCCGCTCGTGAACGGGTGGCAGCCAACGACCCGCTCGTACGCGAGGCGCTGGCCGGGCTGCGCTCCGAGGCCGACACGGCGCTGACGATGAAACCGCCTTCGGTGATGGACAAAACCAGGGTCGCGGCGAGCGGCGACAAGCACGACTATTTCAGCGTTGGCCCCTACTGGTGGCCCGATCCGGCAACACCCGACGGGCTCCCCTACATCCGCCGCGACGGACAGCACAATCCCGAACGCAACGAAGGCACCGACTACCCGGCCTTCACCGGCATGTGTCGCGCGGTGGAGCGCCTCGCCCTCGCCTGGTATCTCACCGGCCACGAACCCTACGCCGCGCAAGCCGCACGCCTGGTCCGCACTTGGTTTCTTGATCCGGCCACGCGCATGAATCCACATCTTGACTATGGCCAGGCCATCCCGGGTCGCACGAACGGACGCGGCATCGGCATCATCGAAACGCGCGCCCTGATCGACCTCACCGACGGCATTGCCCTTATCGCCAGTTCCCCGGCATGGACGCCCGCCGACGACCAGGGACTCCGCGCCTGGCTCGGCGCTTATCTTGAGTGGCTGCAGGGCAGCAAAAACGGTCTCGACGAAAAACGGGAGCACAACAACCACGGCACCTGGTATGACGCGCAGGTGGCGCAACTCGCGCTCGTCCTTGGCCGCACGGAACTCGCCCGCGACGTGCTTGCCTCCGCGCTCCGGACCCGGCTCGCCACGCAGGTCGAGCCCGACGGCAGCCAGCCGCACGAACTGGCGCGCACGCTCTCGCTCACTTACTCGACGTTGAATCTCGCCGGCCTGATGACACTCGCCCGCCAGGCCACCCATGTCGGCGTGGACTGGTGGCATCACACGACGCCCGATGGACGCAGCCTGCGTCAGGCGATCCGTTTTCTGGCTCCCTTTGCCGGGCCCGCCAGACCGTGGATAAAACCCGACCTGAAACCTGCCGATCGCGAGGGCATCCGCATGTTGCTCGTGCTGGCCGGCATTGCCTATGGCGACGATGAACCGGCTTTCCTCGATGAGATCAGCCGGCTCCGCAACGACGGCCAATTTGCCCGCGAGCGCTGGCAGTTGTTTGCCTCCGGAATCAAGCCGGGCGTCAACCCGGACTGA
- a CDS encoding UDP-glucuronate 4-epimerase, with protein MRVLVTGGAGFIGTHTLEALRARGDDTALFDNFNATCPVAIKRANAALSGARVYEADLCDRAAVRAALRDFRPDAVIHLAARAGVRPSIEAPQLYIDSNITGTQHLLDECRAAGISRIVVASSSSVYGDNTKLPFAEDDALLALASPYAVTKLAAEGLARIHAQLHGAAVTVLRFFTVYGPRQRPDLAISKFVRAISAGKPVELYGDGSSSRDYTYVTDIVAGTLAALDRLQPGFRICNLGGDRPVTLAALVAAIEQAVGRKADIRRLPEQPGDVAHTRADLTRARALLGYAPAVTLAEGLARFREWHLAEGSRPPWTGCH; from the coding sequence ATGAGAGTTCTTGTTACCGGAGGCGCCGGGTTTATCGGCACGCATACGCTCGAGGCCCTGCGCGCGCGCGGCGACGACACGGCGTTGTTCGACAACTTCAACGCTACCTGCCCGGTCGCCATCAAACGCGCCAATGCCGCCCTCTCCGGCGCCCGTGTCTACGAGGCCGACCTCTGCGACCGCGCCGCCGTGCGCGCCGCGCTGCGCGATTTCCGTCCCGACGCCGTCATCCATCTCGCCGCCCGCGCCGGCGTGCGCCCCTCGATCGAGGCCCCGCAACTCTACATCGACAGCAACATCACCGGCACGCAGCACCTGCTCGACGAATGCCGCGCCGCCGGCATCAGCCGGATCGTCGTCGCCTCGTCCAGCTCGGTTTACGGCGACAATACAAAACTCCCCTTCGCCGAGGACGACGCCCTGCTGGCTCTCGCCTCGCCCTATGCCGTCACCAAACTCGCCGCCGAAGGTCTCGCCCGGATCCATGCGCAACTCCACGGCGCCGCCGTCACCGTCCTGCGGTTTTTCACCGTCTACGGCCCGCGCCAGCGCCCCGACCTCGCCATCTCGAAATTCGTGCGCGCCATCTCCGCCGGCAAACCGGTCGAGCTTTACGGCGACGGCAGTTCGAGCCGCGACTACACGTACGTGACCGACATCGTCGCCGGCACGCTGGCTGCGCTCGACCGCCTGCAACCCGGCTTCCGCATCTGCAATCTCGGGGGCGACCGGCCCGTGACACTGGCCGCGCTCGTCGCCGCGATCGAGCAGGCGGTCGGACGCAAGGCCGATATCCGCCGTCTCCCCGAGCAACCCGGCGATGTCGCCCACACCCGGGCCGACCTCACCCGCGCCCGCGCCCTCCTCGGCTACGCCCCCGCCGTCACGCTCGCGGAAGGGCTGGCCCGCTTCCGGGAATGGCACCTGGCCGAGGGCAGCCGCCCTCCGTGGACCGGGTGTCATTGA
- a CDS encoding UDP-N-acetylglucosamine:LPS N-acetylglucosamine transferase gives MRWLILTSSTGTGHNMRADSLRQWSERVFGGAVETRVHATLENTHRLYRFGVGLYNFIQRNCPRLHHLYFNYLEIAGMHRRGARIMGGDRFSALVREWRPSRVISVHAHTNHGFFDLAHAALGGADRPRCITYCGELYGGYGFSRHWANPRADGFIGATAETCAAAAAVGTPAPAIFNGGFLLRPRFYEPEAGIERDADTLAAGLGLDRSVFTLLLNTGLAGANNHLPILRHLAASGRRLQVIALCGGNDETRRRIEAFAQRHPRLAIRTLGHTEKMPGLMRLASVVVARPGTGATSESILLGAPLIHNGIGGVMPQELITVQYCRFHACARFGSTPRDIAREALFLLDNPRELAAQRARLLAARPPGRPEDICRWIAGRGCVRPDDPAAESGV, from the coding sequence ATGCGCTGGCTGATACTCACCTCCTCCACCGGCACGGGCCACAACATGCGCGCCGATTCCTTGCGGCAGTGGAGCGAGCGCGTTTTTGGCGGCGCGGTGGAGACACGCGTCCATGCCACGCTCGAAAACACGCACCGGCTCTACCGGTTTGGCGTCGGCCTCTACAATTTCATCCAGCGCAACTGCCCGCGGCTGCATCACCTCTATTTCAACTACCTCGAAATCGCCGGCATGCACCGGCGGGGCGCGCGGATCATGGGCGGCGACCGGTTTTCGGCGCTCGTGCGCGAGTGGCGGCCGTCGCGCGTCATCAGCGTGCATGCGCACACCAACCACGGGTTTTTCGATCTCGCGCACGCGGCGCTGGGCGGCGCGGACCGGCCGCGCTGCATCACGTATTGCGGCGAGCTTTACGGCGGCTACGGCTTCAGCCGCCACTGGGCGAACCCGCGCGCCGACGGTTTTATCGGAGCGACGGCCGAGACCTGCGCGGCGGCCGCGGCGGTGGGCACGCCGGCGCCGGCGATTTTCAACGGCGGATTTTTGCTTCGCCCCCGCTTCTACGAGCCCGAAGCCGGGATCGAGCGTGACGCGGACACCCTCGCCGCCGGACTCGGCCTCGACCGGTCCGTGTTTACGCTGTTGCTCAACACCGGCCTCGCCGGCGCCAACAACCACCTGCCGATCCTGCGGCACCTCGCGGCAAGCGGGCGGCGCCTGCAGGTCATCGCACTGTGCGGGGGCAACGACGAGACGCGCCGGCGCATCGAGGCGTTTGCGCAGCGGCATCCGCGACTCGCGATCCGCACGCTCGGCCACACGGAAAAAATGCCGGGGCTCATGCGGCTGGCGTCGGTCGTCGTGGCGCGGCCGGGGACGGGAGCGACCAGCGAATCGATCCTGCTCGGCGCGCCGCTCATCCACAACGGCATCGGCGGCGTGATGCCGCAGGAGCTGATCACCGTGCAATACTGCCGCTTCCACGCGTGCGCGCGCTTTGGCAGCACGCCCCGCGACATCGCCCGCGAGGCGCTTTTTCTTTTGGACAACCCTCGCGAACTCGCCGCGCAACGTGCCCGCCTGCTGGCGGCGCGTCCGCCGGGGCGGCCCGAGGACATCTGCCGATGGATCGCCGGGCGAGGCTGCGTCCGTCCCGACGATCCGGCGGCAGAGTCCGGAGTTTAG
- a CDS encoding flavoprotein — MSLRVLIVGGGAAGFFAAIRCAEAHPQARVVLYEAGAQPLAKVRISGGGRCNVTHACPEPRELVKRYPRGARELLGPFHKWGPRETIAWFAARGVELKTESDGRMFPVTDDSATIAGCLLRAADEAGVRVFTRMGVRGIVRMPAAATAAAADGARFDVTFSDGSAGEFDRVVLATGGGRGSAGPQIAASLGHTLEPPVPSLFTFHIDDARIRGLEGVAVPDVATSVKDTKLRETGALLVTHWGMSGPAILKLSAWGARELAARDYRFTLGVAWAGAGRTADQVFAELGAARAANPRKQVVTWNPFALPARLWERLVAAAGIPDGAVWTGVSNSLLQALAAQLAGGEFEVEGKSLNKEEFVTCGGVRLREVDFRTMESRVCPGLFFAGELLDIDGVTGGFNFQAAWTTGWLAGTSAARPAGRSSGSGV; from the coding sequence ATGTCCTTGCGAGTGCTCATAGTCGGTGGCGGGGCGGCGGGATTTTTCGCCGCGATCCGGTGCGCGGAAGCGCATCCGCAGGCGCGCGTCGTGCTCTACGAAGCGGGCGCGCAGCCGCTGGCCAAGGTCCGCATCTCGGGCGGCGGCCGCTGCAACGTCACCCATGCGTGCCCGGAACCGCGCGAACTGGTCAAACGCTACCCGCGCGGCGCCCGCGAGCTGCTCGGGCCGTTTCACAAATGGGGTCCGCGCGAGACCATCGCCTGGTTTGCCGCCCGCGGCGTGGAGCTGAAAACGGAGTCCGACGGCCGCATGTTTCCCGTCACCGATGACTCCGCCACCATCGCCGGATGCCTGCTGCGCGCCGCCGACGAGGCGGGCGTGCGGGTATTCACCCGCATGGGTGTGCGCGGCATCGTGCGCATGCCGGCGGCCGCCACGGCAGCGGCCGCCGATGGCGCCAGGTTTGACGTGACGTTTTCCGACGGTTCGGCCGGCGAGTTCGACCGCGTGGTGCTGGCCACCGGCGGCGGACGCGGCTCGGCGGGGCCGCAGATCGCGGCCTCGCTCGGCCACACGCTGGAACCGCCGGTGCCGTCGCTGTTCACGTTTCATATCGACGATGCGCGCATCCGCGGACTGGAAGGCGTGGCCGTGCCCGACGTGGCGACGTCGGTGAAAGACACGAAGCTGCGCGAAACGGGCGCGCTGCTCGTCACGCACTGGGGCATGAGCGGCCCGGCCATCCTGAAACTCTCGGCCTGGGGCGCCCGCGAACTGGCCGCGCGCGATTACCGTTTCACGCTCGGGGTCGCATGGGCGGGCGCCGGGCGCACGGCGGACCAGGTGTTTGCGGAGCTGGGCGCGGCCCGCGCCGCCAATCCGCGCAAGCAGGTCGTCACGTGGAACCCGTTCGCCCTGCCCGCCCGGCTCTGGGAACGGCTCGTCGCGGCGGCCGGCATTCCCGACGGCGCGGTCTGGACCGGCGTATCCAACAGCCTGTTACAGGCGCTCGCCGCGCAACTGGCGGGCGGCGAATTCGAGGTGGAGGGGAAGAGCCTCAACAAGGAGGAATTCGTGACCTGCGGCGGCGTGCGTCTGCGCGAGGTGGACTTTCGCACGATGGAGAGCCGCGTGTGCCCCGGCCTGTTTTTCGCCGGCGAACTGCTCGACATCGACGGCGTGACCGGCGGTTTCAATTTCCAGGCGGCGTGGACGACCGGCTGGCTCGCCGGGACGAGCGCGGCCCGCCCGGCGGGCCGGAGTTCAGGGTCCGGCGTTTAG
- a CDS encoding cobalt-zinc-cadmium resistance protein, with the protein MPEPASIAIRTALKSIVVNASLAAVKIVTGVIGNSYALVADGIESINDIVSSGVVLISLKLARKPPDKDHPYGHGKAEQLGALFSAISLLAAGGTIAFQSTRNLFERHHSPAWFTLPVLLLVIVTKELLSRYTLKKSEETSSSALRGDAWHHRSDAITSGAAFFGIVVALIGGPGYEKADDVAALVGCLVIGFNGISLLRSALHENMDGAPPPELQAAVLRVARAVPDVRFVEKLRMKKIGLGYSMDIHVQVERTMTVEAGHRVAHAVQDAIREALPQVSDVVTHLEPYPDQNCP; encoded by the coding sequence GTGCCAGAGCCCGCCTCCATCGCCATTCGCACCGCGCTCAAGAGCATTGTCGTCAATGCTTCGCTTGCCGCCGTCAAGATCGTGACCGGCGTGATCGGGAATTCGTATGCGCTCGTCGCGGACGGCATCGAGTCGATCAACGACATCGTGTCTTCCGGCGTGGTGCTGATTTCACTGAAGCTGGCGAGAAAACCGCCGGACAAGGACCACCCGTACGGACACGGCAAGGCGGAGCAACTGGGCGCGCTTTTTTCCGCCATCTCGCTGCTCGCCGCCGGCGGCACCATCGCCTTCCAGAGCACGCGCAATCTCTTCGAGCGGCATCATTCGCCGGCGTGGTTCACATTGCCTGTCCTGTTGCTGGTGATCGTCACCAAGGAGCTGCTTTCCCGCTATACGCTGAAAAAGAGCGAGGAAACGTCCAGCTCCGCGCTTCGGGGCGACGCCTGGCATCACCGCTCCGACGCGATCACCTCGGGCGCCGCCTTTTTCGGCATTGTCGTGGCCCTGATCGGCGGGCCGGGTTACGAAAAGGCGGACGACGTGGCGGCGCTGGTCGGCTGCCTGGTGATCGGGTTTAACGGCATCTCGCTGCTGCGTTCCGCGCTGCACGAAAACATGGACGGAGCGCCGCCTCCCGAACTGCAGGCGGCGGTGCTGAGAGTGGCGCGGGCCGTCCCCGACGTGCGCTTCGTCGAGAAACTGCGCATGAAAAAAATCGGCCTCGGCTACTCCATGGATATCCATGTCCAGGTCGAGCGGACGATGACGGTGGAAGCCGGCCACCGTGTCGCCCATGCGGTCCAGGATGCGATCCGCGAGGCGCTTCCCCAGGTGAGCGACGTGGTCACGCACCTCGAACCGTATCCGGATCAAAACTGCCCGTAG
- a CDS encoding ribosome small subunit-dependent GTPase A — MSDDSPTLREFGWDDAWDAAFAPYLKEGYEPARVVVELRRHYYAVQTAAGERLGECTGRFHHQAATAPRGAAGVSAMAVAASANAGYPAVGDWVAVSRLPDGRGAHIHALLPRRTVFSRRAAGEEEAEQIIAANIDTVFLVSGLDRNYNPGRIQRFLVAAKESGAEPVVVLNKCDLAGNANAVRKEIEALLPGVTVLVTSVETGKGLRILQRYARPGRTLAFVGSSGVGKSSLINALACDAGNEDDDALPTADVREKDSKGRHTTTRRELVVSRSGALVIDTPGMRELQLWDADAGIEEAFADIAALAVRCRFGRCRHENEPGCAVRAAVESGALAPERLAAWRKLKAEQAAARPRQKKPSALASKPGWRRRAAEGDRPARGRRDWSEE; from the coding sequence ATGAGCGACGACTCCCCCACCCTCCGCGAATTCGGCTGGGACGACGCCTGGGACGCCGCCTTCGCTCCGTATCTGAAGGAAGGATACGAACCGGCCCGCGTCGTCGTGGAGTTGCGCCGCCATTATTACGCCGTGCAGACCGCCGCCGGCGAACGGCTCGGGGAATGCACCGGGCGTTTCCATCACCAGGCCGCGACCGCCCCGCGCGGCGCAGCCGGCGTGTCCGCGATGGCCGTCGCCGCTTCCGCCAACGCCGGTTATCCCGCGGTCGGCGACTGGGTGGCCGTCAGCCGGCTGCCCGACGGACGGGGGGCGCACATCCACGCGCTGCTCCCGCGCCGCACCGTTTTCTCGCGCCGCGCCGCCGGCGAGGAGGAGGCCGAGCAGATCATCGCCGCCAACATCGACACCGTGTTTCTCGTCAGCGGTCTCGACCGGAACTACAACCCCGGCCGCATCCAGCGTTTCCTCGTCGCCGCGAAAGAAAGCGGAGCCGAACCGGTCGTCGTGCTCAACAAGTGCGACCTCGCCGGCAACGCCAACGCCGTGCGCAAGGAGATCGAAGCCCTGCTTCCCGGCGTCACCGTGCTCGTCACCAGCGTCGAGACCGGCAAGGGCCTGCGCATTCTCCAGCGTTACGCGCGCCCCGGCCGCACGCTCGCCTTTGTCGGGTCGTCAGGGGTGGGAAAATCCTCGCTCATCAACGCGCTCGCCTGCGATGCGGGCAACGAAGACGACGACGCCCTCCCCACCGCCGATGTCCGCGAGAAGGACAGCAAGGGGCGCCACACCACGACGCGACGCGAACTCGTCGTGTCGCGTTCGGGCGCGCTCGTCATCGACACGCCCGGCATGCGCGAACTCCAGCTCTGGGATGCGGATGCCGGTATCGAGGAGGCCTTTGCCGACATCGCCGCTCTGGCCGTGCGCTGCAGGTTCGGCCGCTGCCGCCATGAAAACGAACCCGGCTGCGCCGTGCGTGCCGCCGTCGAATCCGGCGCGCTCGCGCCGGAGAGGCTCGCCGCCTGGCGCAAGCTCAAGGCCGAACAGGCCGCCGCCCGTCCCCGCCAGAAAAAACCCTCCGCGCTCGCCAGCAAACCCGGCTGGCGTCGTCGCGCCGCCGAAGGCGACCGTCCCGCCCGCGGCCGCCGCGACTGGAGCGAGGAATAA